From Camelina sativa cultivar DH55 chromosome 5, Cs, whole genome shotgun sequence:
AATTACAGTTAGAGCCGTTACACAAGAAGCAACATAAATGATCTGtttctgaagaaaaaaataaagaacattcAAGGTAGGTATACATAATATTAGCCCCTCACTCTTTCCAACCGATGTTGCTTGTGTGCTCAATGAAGTTCAGGTAGCGAGGCAAGTATGAGAAGATGTGCAATATATCTGAAACAAGCGAAAAGTACAATAAGATCACTGAACTATAAAACAAGAATCGACAAGTCCAAGCCAAAACCACAATTAGACACACCTTCTTGTGTTTTACATTCAAGTCCAGTGTTCAGAGTCTAGTTAGAGTCAATACACAGAAGcaaaccaaacatatataatcataagTCTTCCTAGTTCTTGTACAAGTCAATAATGCAAGAAGACAGTAAGTTCaacttctacttttatttactCTAAATCCTAGCTCTGATCAAACTCCTCTGAAGGAAACCTTAAACAGAAGGGATGAGAGGGTAATCAGAAGCATGAGAAATGAGGTTGCTTACTATAAAATACAACATTGTCTACAAAGCAACCAACCAAACCATACATAAGATTGATGAACCATTAGAACCAAATACACATGAGCCAATCAAATACATAAGACTTTTGTTCCACATAATTTTCCTACTTCAGGACTTCCTCCTATACACCTATTTTGATATTGGAttacataaacaagaacatttCAATTTGAATCTCCAATGAACTTATCACCACCAAAACATGAAGCAAAAAAGATTTATGAAATTTGGTTTAaagattgaacaaaaaaaagttaccatCTTGAGGCATGAGAGGGTAATCAGAAGAACTAAGATTAATAAACCAATCCCAATCCTTAGCTTTCTTCAACAAAATCGCAACACCATGAAGCGTACTAGCTAACATCGTCGGACCTTTCTCCGTAACCAAATCAGCCAAACCAACAACCATAACATtcccaaacttcttcttcttcttcttctccgatctcACATACTTAGCAAGCTCCATCCTCTCTTCATCGGAAGCTTCCAGGTCCAAATGAAGAAGATAGTAATTTCTCGGATGGTGTATCGCTCTCAGCAACCTCTTCACACGATTCCCATCTCCTTTCGTCCCCGTTACCAGATACGCTAACCTCGGAAGATTTGATTCTCCGGTTAAGCTTCGATTTGGAGTTAAACCGGAGGATGAATCTGATGGTTTTCGAGAGGTTAGTGTTAAACccagaagaaataaaactaaaacgcCGAATACTACTGAAACCACCGGTCGTGAATAAGAACGAGGAGATGAAATGTGAGatcttttcatgttttaatcATACAAAAATGAGAGCTTTACGATTTCTCTCCGGAGCATGTCCGTCTCTAGATCTGAGCCGacggtggagagagagagagagagaccgggaagaagaagacgaaagtttcgtttttttaaaatcGGTTGGTGAAATACCAAAAACGCTGTCGTTTAATTAAGAGAAGACGTGGATGAAATAATGACCGTCCGATTAATCTAGGAGCTTGCTGTGAGTCAACGTCAGA
This genomic window contains:
- the LOC104785747 gene encoding beta-glucuronosyltransferase GlcAT14C-like is translated as MKRSHISSPRSYSRPVVSVVFGVLVLFLLGLTLTSRKPSDSSSGLTPNRSLTGESNLPRLAYLVTGTKGDGNRVKRLLRAIHHPRNYYLLHLDLEASDEERMELAKYVRSEKKKKKKFGNVMVVGLADLVTEKGPTMLASTLHGVAILLKKAKDWDWFINLSSSDYPLMPQDDILHIFSYLPRYLNFIEHTSNIGWKENQRARPIIIDPGFYHLKKSGVFWAKERRSLPASFKLFMGSTSVALTRPFLEFCIWGWDNLPRTLLMYYTNFLLSSEGYFQTVVCNNKDYQNTTVNHDLHYTNWDPQLQQRALNLTVENFLDMVQSGAPFARQFREDDLVLDKIDTELLGQTENGLGLKTPEVVKPTVSWKRLEKLMVRLLDHENFRAKQCK